The following proteins come from a genomic window of Myxococcota bacterium:
- the prfB gene encoding peptide chain release factor 2 (programmed frameshift) produces MAAKERNGAGDAGPALDANEVDERVAALRARFDEFRGRLDLTALRARLEALEAESARPDLWNDRDRAQRVSRDKTAVERELALYDELAAGLDDVEALAELAREETDAETLREAADQCERLGDRLADAELRQLLGGEYDAATAIVSINSGAGGTDAADWAEMLMRMYLRWAERRGFKSEVLDLQPAEEAGVRSATLRIEGDYAYGYLHTEKGVHRLVRISPFDAQARRHTAFASLSVVPEIDDDVDIELDEADCRIDTFRASGAGGQHVNKTESAIRITHLPTGIVVQCQNERSQHKNKAQALKVLRAQLFERRRREQEERVAALAGEKREIGFGSQIRSYTLHPQQRVKDHRTDVEMGNVEAVLDGDLDRFIRATLLWQSAHRAPAGAGAVAGADGGGER; encoded by the exons ATGGCAGCGAAGGAGCGGAACGGAGCGGGCGACGCGGGGCCGGCGCTCGATGCCAACGAGGTCGACGAGCGCGTCGCCGCACTGCGGGCGCGCTTCGACGAGTTCCGGGGGCGTCTT GACTTGACCGCGCTGCGCGCGCGCCTCGAAGCGCTCGAGGCGGAGTCCGCGCGCCCGGACCTGTGGAACGACCGCGACCGCGCGCAGCGCGTGAGCCGCGACAAGACGGCCGTCGAGCGCGAGCTCGCGCTCTACGACGAGCTCGCGGCGGGCCTCGACGACGTCGAGGCCCTGGCCGAGCTCGCGCGCGAGGAGACCGACGCCGAGACGCTGCGCGAGGCGGCCGACCAGTGCGAGCGCCTGGGCGACCGGCTCGCCGACGCCGAGCTGCGCCAGCTCCTCGGCGGCGAGTACGACGCGGCGACGGCGATCGTGTCGATCAACTCGGGCGCCGGCGGCACGGACGCGGCCGACTGGGCCGAGATGCTGATGCGCATGTACCTGCGCTGGGCCGAGCGGCGCGGCTTCAAGAGCGAGGTGCTCGACCTCCAGCCCGCCGAGGAGGCGGGCGTGCGCAGCGCGACCCTGCGCATCGAGGGCGACTACGCCTACGGCTACCTCCACACCGAGAAGGGCGTGCACCGGCTCGTGCGCATCTCGCCCTTCGACGCGCAGGCGCGCCGGCACACGGCGTTCGCGAGCCTCTCGGTCGTGCCCGAGATCGACGACGACGTCGACATCGAGCTCGACGAAGCGGACTGCCGCATCGACACGTTCCGCGCGAGCGGCGCGGGCGGCCAGCACGTCAACAAGACCGAGTCCGCCATCCGCATCACGCACCTGCCGACGGGCATCGTCGTGCAGTGCCAGAACGAGCGCTCGCAGCACAAGAACAAGGCGCAGGCGCTCAAGGTGCTTCGCGCACAGCTGTTCGAGCGGCGGCGGCGGGAGCAGGAGGAGCGCGTCGCGGCGCTCGCCGGCGAGAAGCGCGAGATCGGCTTCGGCAGCCAGATCCGCTCCTACACGCTGCACCCGCAGCAGCGCGTGAAGGACCACCGGACGGACGTCGAGATGGGCAACGTCGAGGCCGTCCTCGACGGCGACCTCGATCGCTTCATCCGCGCGACCCTGCTATGGCAATCGGCGCACAGGGCGCCCGCCGGCGCGGGAGCGGTGGCGGGCGCGGACGGGGGAGGCGAGCGATGA